The Blastomonas sp. SL216 DNA window CGAAATTCGTGGACATTTTCGAGCGGGTGAAGACGGATTATGTCGAGCCGGTCGATGACGACAAGCTGGTCCGCGGCGCGATCGACGGCATGCTCGCCGCGCTCGATCCGCACTCGAGCTATCTCGACGCGCGCGACTTTGCCAATCTGCGCACCCAGACCGAGGGCATGTATGGCGGCCTGGGCCTGTCGGTGACGATGCAGGACGGCGCGGTCAAGGTGATCGCCCCCACCCGCGAGACCCCCGCCGACAAGGCCGGGATCAAGGCGGGCGACTATATCACGCATCTTGACGGCAAGCTGATCTATGGCGGAACGCTCGACGATGCGGTCGACCAGATGCGCGGCGAGCCCGGCACCTCGATCAAGCTCACCATCGTGCGCGAAGGCCGCGACAAGCCGTTCGACGTCACCGTCACCCGCGCGATCATCGATCTGAAGCCCGTCACCTGGGAGGTGAAGGACGATATCGGCATCATCACCATCGCCAGCTTCACCTCCAGCGTCGGCGACGATGTCAACGAGGCGATCCAGGGCATCGAGGCGAAGCTGGGCCGCAAGCCGACCGGCTATGTGCTCGATCTGCGCTCCAACCCCGGCGGCCTGCTCGACGAGGCTGTCGCGGTGTCGGACGTGTTCCTGCAAAAGGGCGAGATCGTTTCGCAGCGCGGTCGCCACAAGGGCGATATCGAGCGCTATTATGCGCGGCCCGGCGACGCCACGGCGGGCCTGCCGCTGATCGTGCTGGTCGATTCAGGTTCCGCATCCGCATCGGAAATCGTCGCGGGCGCGCTGCAGGATCATCGCCGCGCGCTGGTGATGGGCGAACGCAGCTTCGGCAAGGGATCGGTGCAGACGCTGCTGCCGCTGTCACGCACCTCGGCGTTGAAGCTGACCACCGCACGCTATTTCACCCCCTCGGGCAAGTCGGTGCAGGAAGGCGGGATCGAGCCCGATATCGCCGTGCCGCAGATTTCCGACCCCGATTACAAGACGCGGATGAAGCTGCGCGAATCCGATCTGCGCGGGCACCTGATCAACGAGATCGGGCTGGACGACAAGGATCTGGAGGTCGACAAGCTTGACGATCCGCGCTTCACCATGACGGCCGATCAGCTCAAGGAAAAGGGCATCGAGGACTTCCAGCTCTATTATGCGCTGGCGACGCTGCAACGGACCACGCTGGCCAGTCCGCGACTGGCCGCAACCCGCCGCGTCGCTGCGCGTTCTGCTGCTGTGGGCCGTCCGGTGACGCGCCGCAACTAAGCCGTTCCTTTTTCGACCATCATTGCTGGGGGCCTGACCTGATGAACTCGCGCGCGCCGCGTATCGCCGCATGGCTGGCATTTCTTCTGCCTGCATCGCTTCTGGGCGGAGCCTTGATCAGCCAATATGTCTTCGGGCTCTACCCGTGCGAGATGTGCTATTGGCAGCGCTGGCCGCACTGGGCAGCGCTGGCGCTGGGCGGCATCGCGGTGCTGTCCGTGCGCCGCGTGCAGGGCCTGGGCGTCGCGATGGCGGCGCTGGCAGCCGCGGCGATTGCGGTCAGCGGACTGATCGGCGGCTTCCATGCCGGGGTGGAATATGGCTGGTGGGAAGGCCTGACCCGCTGCGCCACCGCGACCCCGGTGAGCGGCACCACCGAGGACGTGCTCAACTCGATCATGGCCGCGCCTCTCGTGCGCTGCGATACGGCGCCTTGGTCGCTGTTCGGCATCTCGCTGGCGGGCTTCAATTTCCTCTTGTCGCTGGCCGGGGCGAGCGCCATCTATCTGCTGCTGCGCCGCAGAAATACCGGGACGATTGCTGCATGAACCACGAGAATGAACCGCTCCAGCCCGTCCGGCAGGAGCTTGACCTGTCCGAGATGATCCGGGTCAACCAGGCGGGGGAATATGGTGCCACCCGCATCTATGCCGGGCAGCGCGCCGTGATGGGCGATCATGTGCCCGAAGCCCGCGCAATTGCCGGCATGGCGGAGCAGGAAGAGGTGCACCGTGCCTTTTTCGACAAGCTGATGGCCGAACGCGGCGTCCGCCCGACTGCGCTGCAACCCTTCTGGAATGTCGCCGGCTTCGGCCTTGGCGCTGTGACCGCGCTGATCGGACCCAAGGCCGCCATGGCCTGCACGGTCGCGGTGGAAACCGAGATCGACCGCCATTATGCCGAGCAACTCGAAGAACTGGGCGACAGCGACCCGGAACTGAGCGCTGCCATCGCCAAGTTCCGCGACGAAGAGCTTGAGCACAAGGATCGCGCGCTCGCTGAAGGCGCCGAACAGGCCTTTGGCTATCCGGTGATGAGCGCCGTGATCCGCATGGGGTGCCGCGCGGCCATCGCCCTGTCGAAGCGCATCTGATCGCCGATCACGCGCCGTTCATCCGGCACGGGCTAGATGCCCATTGAATACTAATTTGAGTGGAGGACGACATGACGAAGACCGGTACCCTGGCAGCCCTGCTGCTGATTGGAACGGCCTTCGCCGCGCCCGCCGCCGCGCAGGAAAATGCAGGCGACAAGGTCGTCCAGAAGATCGTTTATGGCGATGACGCCTGCGAAGCCTCGACCGATCCCAACGAGATCGTCGTGTGCATGCGGATGGACGAGCAGGAACGCTACCGCATCCCCGAAAAGCTGCGCAGCGACCCCAATGCCATCGCCAATACCAGCTGGACCGAGCGCGTCCGGTCGATGGAAACCGTCGGCAATTTCGGCACCGATAGCTGCTCGCCGGTCGGCGCAGGCGGCTTTACCGGCTGCACCCAGACGCTGGTCCAGGCCGCGCGTGCCGAAAAGAAACAGGGCGAGGAGGCGATTGCCGGTCGCCTGATCGAGGAAGAGCGCCAGCGCCGCCTGTCGAACATCGATCGCGATGCTGCTGCGGTCGAAGCCCGTCAGAAGGAGATCGAGGCACAGCTTGATTCGCGCAAGGCAGAGCGCGAAGCCGCAGCCGCCGCGATGCGCGCGCAGGCTGACGGTCTGGAACCCGAGCGTCGCCCCGAGCCGGAAACCCCCTCGCCCGAATAAGCGGCAAGCCCCGCCAAGCAACCGACTTGCGCGACTAATACACCTGCTCCATATATAGAAGTGGCGCGGGCGCAGATGGCGTCGGCGCGCAGGGAGCGCAGGCATGTCGATTTCGGTGGCGGATGGTTTGATCCCGGCAGAGATGCCGTCGGACAGTCTGAGCCACGGGCTCCGACCGCTGGACCGTGCCTATGTTCACGTCATCCGCATCATGACCGCGCTGGTGCTGCTGCCGGTGCTGATCGCGGCCGTGGTGGTCGAATTCGCGCTGGTGGCCAAGGGCGTGATCGAACATGGCCCTGTCATCGCGCCGGCATTGGCCCTTGCGGCCTTCATTCTGGTGTTCCTGCCGCAGCGGCGATGGCGGCGCTGGGGCTTTAGCGACAGCGACGAACAGCTCCGTGTCGCGCGCGGCTGGATGTTCCGCACCGATACCATCGTCCCGTTCAAGCGCATCCAGCATATCGATATGGGCCAGGGCCCGATCGAGCGGCTGTTCGATCTGGCGAGCCTGACCGTGCACACCGCCGGCACGCACAACAGCATCGTCACCCTGCCGGGCCTCCGCCGCAGCCAGGCAGAGGCGATGCGCGATGCGATGCGGCTGCACATTCGCCGCGAGGCCGAATGACCGAGACGTTGAGCGCGGATACGCCGCCCGCCGCAACAGCTGCGGAAACCGGCGCGGACCGGCGGCTGCATCCGCTGACCCTGTTGCTCAACCTGTCGCGCCAAGTGCCGCAGGCGATGCTGGGGCTGATCGCGCTGCGCTTCAGCGGGCCGGACGAGCTGCGCCCCTGGGTCGGCCTGCTGGCGCTCGCTGCGGTGCTCGCGATGTTCGGTTTCGAATATTATCGCTGGTGGCGCTTTTCCTATCGGCTGGATGCCGAGGAACTGCGCATTGCCAGTGGCGTCTTCAGCCGCAACGTCCGCTCCATCCCCTATGAACGCATCCAGGACGTCAATCTGGAACAGGGCCCGTTCGCGCGCATTCTGGGCATGGCCAAGGTGCGGCTGGAGACCGGCAGCAGCGGCAGCGGCGATGAAGGCGCACTCGATTCAGTCGATCTGGCCGAAGCCGAGCGGTTGCGCGATGTCATCCGCCTGCGCAAGGCGGCGCAACAGGCAGGCACCACCGCCATGCCCGGCGACGAGGCCGCCGTTGGGGCGAGCAGCGACGCCCCGGTGCTGTTCGCGATGGACAGCCAGCGCATCCTGATTGCCGGGATCTTCAATTTCTCGCTGGTCTTCTTCGCCGTTGTCGGCGCGGTGGTGAACAATCTCGACTTCCTGATGCCCGACGATTTCTGGGATCCGCGCCGGCTGCTCGACTTTCTGGGGCTGGACGATCTGTTCGCTACGCTCGACCTGGCTGCACGCATCGCCTCGGTCGTTGCGGCCCTGTTCGGCCTGGTCATTGTCGGGCTGATCGGCGGGATCATCCGCACGGCGTTGCGCGAATATGGCTTCCGGCTGGAGCGGACCGAGACCGGCTTTCGCCGCCGCCGCGGCCTTGTCACGCTGACCGATGTCGTCATGCCACTCCACCGCATCCAGGCGGCAGTGATCGCGACCGGACCGATCCGCCGCCGCTTCGGCTGGTATGAACTGAAGGTGCAGAGCCTGGCGAGCGACAGCGAGAAGGAAAGCGACCACAGCATCGCTCCGCTCGCCAGCGCAGAGGAACTTCGCCACGTCCTCGCACAAACCCGGATCGCCTGGGAAACCGACCATTCCGCCATGCGTGCGGTCGATCCTGCGATGTGGTGGGTGCCACTGGTCTTCGCCCTGCCCGTACCAATCATCGGCATCGGCGCATCGGCCGCGATCGCCAGTCCGTGGATCGCGCTGGCCTATGTTCTGCTGCCGCTGGTGCCGCTGATCAGCTGGCTCCACTGGCGCGCGCACCGCTATGCGCTGCTGGGCGATCAGCTTTATGTCCGCAGCGGCTTCTGGAACCAGACGCTCACGCTGTTGCCGCTGCGCCGCGTGCAGAGCGTCGACATCAAGCAGAGCACAGTCAGCCGCTTTATCGGCCTGGCTGAAATCGCCATCGGTGTCGCCGGTCGCCCCTCTGCCGTCACGATCCAGGCGATCCCGCTGGAAGAGGCCATCGCACTCAGGGCGCAGCTGCTCCAATTGTCCTGATTGCTGCACGGTGCCGGCTCAGGGTCCGGCATACGCACGAATGCTGTAGAGAAATGCGCGATCTGCCGGGAGCTACCTGCAGCATCTGGCCTGGTTCCCGGATAACCGATGTGTAGCCACTAGACCGCCGCGCTGACGTGCGTCCGAGTATGTGCTTTCATGCCGGGCTTGAGGCTTTCATGCGGTAGAAGATGCCGCTTTCGTCCTGGCCGGTCAGTTCCAGCACGCCGCTCACCACGATCATCTTGGTCTCGTTGGTGGCAAAGGGGATGTCGGCATAGACCTCGATGAACTGGTTGGGCACCGCGTGGAAGTGGAACGGGCAGCCGGGCGGATAGGCGAGCAGCACGAAATGCTTCTGCCGCCCCCCGGTTTCCAGCGGCTTCATCCATCCCGCCACCTTGATGCGTTTGCCGGCCAGCGCCTTGACCGCCGGAGTGAACAGCGGCTTGGAATAGAGATAGCCGTCCTTGCCCGTGCGCGTCTGTTCCTTGGTCGCTTCCAGCACCGCCCAGGATACACCGCCCTTGGGCGTCGCGGCGGGTTTCCACACATCTTCGACCGGGGCCTTCTTGCCCTGCTGCATCGCGGCCTGTCCGGCGGTCTGCGGCAAGGCGATCAGGCTCAGGGCGGCCAGGACAAGGGCTGGAGCAAGAATGGCAAGGCACATAGGGGCTGTCCTCAGCTGTAGCGGGCAAGCGTGGTGGCAAGATCGACCCGGAAGATCCGGATCGCGGGGATCAGTGCAGCGACCAGCCCGATGGCCAGCGCGGCGAGCAGGATCAGGCCCTCGCCCGGCAGGATGCGCAGCGCGGACAGGCCGAGTTCGTCGAGCGTCGGGAAGCTGGCGCTGGCCAGCGCGATCAGGCCATGCGCGATGGCAATGCCCCCCAGCGCGCCGATCGCCGCGATCAGCAGGCCTTCGATCAGGATGGTGCCGAACACGGTGGCGGGCCGCGCCCCCATAACGCGCAGCAGCGCCAGGTCGCCCTCGCGCGCACGGGTCGCGCTCCAAAGGGCCACGAACAGGCTGAGCCCCGCCGACATGGCGAGCAGCCATCCGAACAGCCGCGCGCCCTCGATGATCGATCCGAACAGCCCCAGCAGCCGCGCGGCTTCGGCTGCGGGGGCTGCGGCCTGCAGGGCGGTCTGGCGGTTGATCTGCGAAGGCAGCCGCATCGCGGCCGAGGCATTGCGATAGCGCACCAGCAAGGCGGTGACCTCGGGCTCCATGCCGGGCATCGCGGCTTCATCGGCATGCTCTTCGTGATGCACGCCGCCTTCGTCATGGTCATGCCCGTCGTCATGGTCATGGCTGTCCTCATCATGCCCGTCATGCTCGATGCCGTGCACATCCCAGACCGATTCGACCGAGGTCAGGATCAGGCGGTCGAGCACCGTTCCACTCGGGGCGAGGATGCCGACCGTCTCGAACGGCGCATGATCATGCCCCTGCCCGTCCTCCTCGCCGGTTTCCAGCCCATGGCTGCCGATGAATTTCTGGCCCAGCTTCGCGCCGGTGCGCCGCGCGACTTCAGCGCCCAGCACCGCCTCGGCGGGCTGTGCAAAGGCGCGGCCCTTGGCCATCCGCGCGCCGTAAAGCGCCAGCAGCTGGTCATCGCTGCCGACAATGCGGAAGCCCTGGAAATTGTCGCCCAGCGCCAGCGGCACCACCCGCGCAACGCCCGGATCACTGCGCAATCGATCAAGTTCGCTGAGCGGGATGTTCCCGGTCGGCACATCGATATGATAGACGCTCGACAGCACCAGTTGCAGCGGCGAGCCCTTGGCCCCCACGACCAGATCGATCCCGCGCGCGTCGCGCTCGAACCGCTCGCCTGCCTGCTCGGCAAATTGCAGCAGCAGCACCAATGTGGCCACCGCGATCGCGAGCAGCAGCGCGTTGAGCGCGACGGTCAGCGGACGATCGCGCATATAGGCCAGCGCCAGCCGGATCATGCGGCCGCTCCCGCAAGCGCCGGGCCGAGCTGCCGGACGGAGGCGATATGATCGCGCAACCTGTCGTCATGCGTGACGATCAGCAGGCTGGCCCCCGCCTCGTGCGCGCATTCGCGCAGCAGCGCGGCGACTTTTTCCATATTGCCATGGTCGAGCGCGGATGTCGGCTCGTCGGCGATGATGAGGTCCGGCCTGCCGATCAGCGCCCGGGCGATGGCGGCGCGCTGCGCTTCGCCCTGGCTCAGTTCGCGGGGCCGGGCATGCGCGCGGTGGGTAAGGCCCAGCCGCTCGATCAGCATCGCTACCCGCTCGCTTTCGGTGCCATGGCCGCTGAGGCGCTGCGCCAGCCTGAGATTGGCCGTGAGGTCGAGCGCGGAAACCAGCTTGAGCGTCTGGAAGACCAGGCCGATGCGGCGGCGGCGCAGATCGTCGCGATGGCGCGCACCGATGCCGGTCATGCTCTCGCCACCGATCGCGATCGTTCCCTTGTCGGGTGTCAGCAGGCCGCAAATCAGGTTGACCAATGTCGATTTGCCGCTGCCCGAAGCGCCGATCAGCAGGCTCTGTTCGCCTGCAGCCATTTCAAAGCTGAAGTCGTTCAGAATGTCGCGCCCGCCATAACGGAAGGCGAGGTTGTGGATCGCAAGGCTCATGATATGCGCGCGGCGCTCAGTCCTTGGTCGCGGTAAACCATTGCGACTGGCTGGCGCTGGCCTCTACCGAAACCGGCGTGATGGCTGCGGCCTGCGCGGTGGACCGAGTGCTGGCAGTGCTGGCCTGGCGAGGCTGCGATGCCGCATCGTTGCTGCTCGCGCTGCTCGTCGCTGCCTTGTCCTGCGGCTGGCTCTGCTGCGCCTGCTGTTCAGCGGGCACATTCCAGGCGGTATGCTGGGCGAAGGGGTTCATCCGGGTATAGCCGAAGCCCTCCAGATCACAGGCACTGGCCGCCTGAGGGATCGCCACAAGCGCTGCAAAACCGGTGATTGCTGCTGCCACGATACGCATGAACACACCCCTTCTCGAAAGTTGAGCAACGTTACAACATATCGTGACGGCTTGGCAAAGCCTTTGTTCGCAGTTGCGACAAGGCGGGCCTTGGTTCATCCATGCAACTGTCCCCTGGGGTGCCGCGCGAACCAGTTGGTGAGGTGCGCGATGGCCAGAAGCACGCTACCCGAGCTGCTGATGGCGACCTCCGCCGGCTCTGTCACCGGCAACACCAGCGCGAGCACCAGCAACGCCAAGCCAGTCAGCCCAACCGACATGACCAGCAGGCGGTTCTGCCGCGCCGCCTTCAGCAGGATCGAGAGACTGACCGGTCCGGCGAGCAGAACGATCCACAGATGCAGGTCGAACGGCAGGTCCAGCGTGCGGCTGACCGTCGGAGACCAGGCGAGCAGCAGCGGCAGCAACAGGCAATGCGCCAGGCACAGCAAAGATGCCGTGATCGCAACGCCTTCCGCCAGATCGGTGGTCTTCGGGGCGGCGCCGGGGCGACCATGGCGGCGGGTAGGCATGGGCACATTTCTCCACTTGTGCAGTTCGACGACAGTCTATAATGATATAACATTACATATCAAGTCCCAGAAAGGTTGCCCATGCCGATGCCCGACCCCGCCTCCACCGCCAAGCTGCCCGTAACGGTGCTGTCCGGCTTTCTGGGCGCGGGCAAGACCACCTTGCTCAACCATATTCTGGCCAATGTCGAAGGTCTGCGCGTCGCGGTGATCGTCAACGACATGTCCGAGGTGAATATCGACGCCGCCCTGGTGCGCGGCGGCGAGGCTGCGCTCAGCCGGGCGAGCGAGGAGCTGGTCGAGATGACCAATGGCTGCATCTGCTGCACGCTGCGCGATGATCTGCTGAAGGAAGTGCGCGCGCTCGCACAGGCGGGCCGTTTCGATTATCTGGTGATCGAAAGTACCGGCATTTCGGAACCCCTTCCGGTCGCAGCGACGTTCAGCTTTCGCGACGAGGCAGGCGAATGCCTGGGCGATGTCGCAACGCTCGACACGATGGTCACCGTGGTCGATGCGGTGAATCTGCTCAACGATTATTCCAGCGCGGAATTTCTGGCTGATCGCGGCGAATCGCTGGGCGAAGATGACACCCGCAGTCTGGTCGGCCTGCTGGTCGAGCAGATCGAATTTGCCGATGTCATCATCGTCAACAAGGCATCGGATGTCAGCGCTGACCATCTCGCCACGGTCACCAAATTGTGCGCTTCGCTCAACGCCGATGCACGCATCATCACGGCAGACCGGTCGCAGGTCGATCTCAGGCAGATCCTGGGCACCGGCCTGTTCGATGACGAGCGCGCCGCCGAACATCCGCTCTGGGCCAAGGAGCTTTACGGCTATGCCAGCCATCGGCCGGAAAGCGAGGAATATGGCATCGAAAGCTTCGTCTACCGCGCGCGGCGTCCGTTCGCGCCGCAGGCCTTTTATGATTTCCTGACCGGCGACGGGCTGGAAGGCGTCGTGCGCGCCAAGGGGTTTTTCTGGCTGGCGACGCGCCCGGCCTGGGTTGGCGAGCTGGCGGTGGCGGGATCGCAGACGATGACCGCACGGCTGGGGCGATGGTGGGCCTCTGTCCCCAAGAACCAGTGGCCGCACGACAATCAGTTCGAGGATTTCGTCGCGCACAACTGGGACAGCGAATGGGGCGACCGGCGGCAGGAGCTGGTGTTCATCGGCATCGACATGGACGAGGCGCGGCTGCGCGCCGGGCTGGATCGATGCCTGGTCGATGCGGACGGCTATACCCCCGAAAGCTGGCAGGCGCTTCCCGATCCCTTCCCCGCATGGGGCGAAGTTGCCCGCATTCTGGAGAGTGCCTGAGCCATGGCAGCGCTGAACCTTCTCACCCCCCGCGCACAAGCCCACCAGCGCTGGGACGCGATCCGCCATCCCCAAACCCGGATCGTGATTGACGAGGATGCGGTGCTGCTGCCGCGGGGCGATATCGAGCCGCTGCTCGGTATCGCCCCCTTCGGCCATCGCGCCGCTGGTCGCCCCGCCGATCTGCTCGCAGCCCTGCCACCGTTGCCGCAGAGCCTGGGGGCGGCCATCACCGACCTTGCGACGCGCTTTGCCGCATTGATGGGGTGCGACACGGTGCGGGTGCGGCTGGAGGGGGTAACCGGCAATGCCTGCCGCAAGGTGCACGCCGACTATACCGATCTGCGGCTGATCTGCACCCTGGCCGGGCCGGGGACCGACTATACTCTAGGCGACGATCCGGACGCACCGCTGCTCCGCATCGCGACGGGCGCGGTCGCCTTGTTCAAGGGGCATCAATTCGGGGCAGGCCACCGCGCCTGCATGCACCGCTCGCCACCGATCGAAGACAGCGGCGAGCGGCGACTGGTGCTGGTGATCGATACCCCTGCCCGCCATCCCATGAGCTGATCCGCAACGCCGGGCTTGCCGGCCTGTCTGCACTCTGATCGCTGAGCCGAAGCCCGTCGCCACAAAATGGTTGATTGCGCGATGATATAATGTATCTCGCGGGCCGCTGGCGATCAGATTCCACCATATCCATTCGCCTTGAGGGGGAAATCGATGAAGAAAGTTTGCGTTGTCAGTTGCTGGTTTCCGCTGGTCGCCATGGGGGCGCTGGGGCTGCCCAGCCAGGCGCTGGCGCAGGATGAAGCGGCTGCGGCGGAGGATATCGATGCTGCCGATAACATCGTGGTGACCGGCCAGCGCCAGGCCTATCGCGGGGACTTTACCCTGCGCGAAACGCCGCAGGCGATCACCCAGATCGGGCAGGAACTGATCGATGCCAACAACCTGACCCGGCTGGTCGACGCGCTCGACCTGTCGGCATCGGTGGCGCGGCAGAACAATTTTGGCGGCCTGTGGGATGCCTATGCGGTGCGCGGCTTTGCCGGCGACGAAAACCTGCCTTCCGGCTATCTGGTCAACGGCTTCAACGGCGGACGCGGCTTTGGCGGAACGCGTGACGTCGCCGGGGTGGAGCGGATCGAAGTGCTGAAGGGGCCCAATGCCGCGCTGTTCGGCCGCGGCGAGCCTGGCGGCACCGTGAACATCGTCACCAAGCGCGCGGATTTCGACACGCGCGGCCGCATCAACGTGCTCGCGGGCAGCTTCGACCGTCGCCGCGCCGATGCCGATGTGAATATTGCGGTGGGTGAAATCGCTGCCGTTCGCCTCATCGGGTTCTACGAGAAATCGGACAGTTTCCGCCGCACGATCGGGTCGGAGCGGGTCGGGTTCCTGCCCTCGTTCGTGTTCAGGCTCGGCGATGACACGACGGTCAGCTATGATCTGGAGCTCACCCGGCAAGAGGCCGATTTCGACCGGGGTACCATTGCCATCGGCGGCGTGCTGGGCCGCGTATCGCGCCGCGACTTTTTCGGCGAGCCGGGCGATGGCCCGATCGAGGCCGATGCGACAGGTCATCAGGTGCAGTTCGACCACAAGTTCAGCGAGGACTGGAGCCTGCTGATCGGCACCCAGTATCGCGAAACGCGGCTGGAAGGCTTTTCGACCGAGCCCGAGCTCGCCACCGCGCGCCAGCGTCTGTTCCGCGACGGCCGTTCGCTGTCGCGCCAGCGGCGCTTCCGCAACTATGAAGGCGAGCATTTCGTCGTGCGCGGCGAAGTCGCGGGGCGCTTTGCCACCGGCAGCCTGACGCACCGGGTGCTGATGGGCGTCGATTATGACGAGTTCGATAATTCGCAGCTCTTCCTGCGCTTCCGCCCGGCAGCGATCGGCGCGACGACCACCGCGCAGGCCACCAACGATATCGACGTGTTCAATCCGGTCTATGGCCGGTTCCCGCTGCCCAATCCCGGCCCGCAGACCAACCGGCTGGACCAGCAGCGCGCAGTAGGCGCCTATGTCCAGGATCAGATCACGCTCAGCGATTCGCTGCAGATCAGGCTCGGCGGGCGGTTTGACGACATCACGGTGGAAAGCCTCAACCGGGCCAACACTGTCGCGGCCAGCCGCAGCTACAGCAGGTTCAGCCCGCAGGCCGGGATCGTCTACACCGCCTCGCCCGCCGTGTCCCTCTACGCCGCCTATGGCGAAGGCTTCCGCGCCAATCTGGGCGCGACTGCGGCTGGCACGCTGTTCGACCCGGAAACCAGCAAATCGGCCGAAGTCGGCGCGAAATTCGGGCTGTTCGACGATGCGCTGCAAGGCACCGTATCGCTGTTCACCCTTTCCAAGTCGAATGTGCTG harbors:
- a CDS encoding TonB-dependent siderophore receptor, producing MKKVCVVSCWFPLVAMGALGLPSQALAQDEAAAAEDIDAADNIVVTGQRQAYRGDFTLRETPQAITQIGQELIDANNLTRLVDALDLSASVARQNNFGGLWDAYAVRGFAGDENLPSGYLVNGFNGGRGFGGTRDVAGVERIEVLKGPNAALFGRGEPGGTVNIVTKRADFDTRGRINVLAGSFDRRRADADVNIAVGEIAAVRLIGFYEKSDSFRRTIGSERVGFLPSFVFRLGDDTTVSYDLELTRQEADFDRGTIAIGGVLGRVSRRDFFGEPGDGPIEADATGHQVQFDHKFSEDWSLLIGTQYRETRLEGFSTEPELATARQRLFRDGRSLSRQRRFRNYEGEHFVVRGEVAGRFATGSLTHRVLMGVDYDEFDNSQLFLRFRPAAIGATTTAQATNDIDVFNPVYGRFPLPNPGPQTNRLDQQRAVGAYVQDQITLSDSLQIRLGGRFDDITVESLNRANTVAASRSYSRFSPQAGIVYTASPAVSLYAAYGEGFRANLGATAAGTLFDPETSKSAEVGAKFGLFDDALQGTVSLFTLSKSNVLAADPANPGFSLPIGKARSRGLEVDLMGKLPGDIDLWFSYAYVDAEARQDVADLNFGLPIRKGDRLINIPRHTLSLQASRAFAIGDTRLTLGGGVQHVGTRLGETGTTFDLPDYTLVRLFAAWKVIENVEIFADVTNLFDTVYYTNSFAQLWVQPGTPRAASVALRLTF